The Couchioplanes caeruleus nucleotide sequence CGGCGCGGAGCAGCCGCCGCCGTTCTGGGCGTTCGCGTGGGCGGGCGGCCAGGCGCTGGCCCGGCACGTGCTGGACGACCCGGCGCTCGTGGCCGGCCGTGACGTGCTGGACCTGGCGACCGGATCGGGCCTGGTCGCGGTCGCCGCGGCCAGGGCGGGCGCGCGCTCGGTGACCGCGAACGACATCGATCCGCTGTCGCTGGCCGCGGCCGAGGCGAACGCTTGTGCAAATGGCGTGAACGTCGCCGTGGTCGAGGGAGATCTCCTGGAAACCGGGTACGCCGATGCCGGTGTCGTCCTCGCCGGCGACGTGTTCTACAGCCGCGAGATGGCCGCCAGGGTGCTGCCGTTCCTGCGCGCGGCGGCCGGGCGGGGCGCGTTGGTGCTGGTGGGGGACCCGGGGCGGGCGTACCTGCCGACGCAGGGCATGGTGCGCCGGGCGACGTACGACGTGCCGGTGAACGAGGCGCTGGAGAGCGTGCCGATGCGCCGTACGAGCGTCTGGCAGGGGCATTTCACGTACCGGTGACCCTAGATTGTTGAACAACCCTTGTGCGATCGTTGAACAATCCCTAGCGTCAGCGGTGCCTCCACTCGAACCATTCCGATCGAGGAGCGCCGATGTCGACGGACGTGACCAACCCCGCCAGGACCCGCCGGACCGCCCTCATCGGGGCGATCTTCCTGATGGCCACCAGCGCCATCGGGCCCGGCTTCATCACCCAGACCACCACCTTCACGGCGAAGCTGGGCGCCGCGTTCGCCTTCGGCATCCTGGTGTCGATCCTGGTGGACTTCGTCGTCCAGATGAACATCTGGCGGATCATCTCGATCAGCGGCCGCCGCGCCCACGAGATCGCCAACGCGGTCGTCCCGGGCGCCGGCCACCTGCTCGCCGCGCTGGTCATCCTCGGCGGGCTGGTGTTCAACATCGGCAACGTGGCCGGCTCCGGGCTCGGCCTCAACGCCGCCCTGGGCCTCGACCCCAAGCTCGGCGGCGCGATCAGCGCGCTGATCGCCATCGTCATCTTCGCGGTGAAGCGCGCCGGCCTGGCCATGGACCGGCTGCTCATCGTGCTCGGCCTGGTCATGATCGTGCTGACCGTGTACGTCGCGGTCGTGTCCGGCCCGCCCGTCGGCACCGCGCTCAAGCAGACCGTGCTGCCCGACCACATCGACTTCGCGGCGATCACCACGATCGTCGGCGGCACGGTCGGGGGCTACATCACGTACTCCGGGGCGCACCGGCTGCTGGACAGCGGCACCGCCGGGCCCGAGCACATCCGCGAGGTCACCCGCGGCGCGCTCACCGGCATCGCCGTCACCGGCCTCATGCGGTTCGTGCTGTTCCTGGCGATCCTCGGCGTGGTGGCCGGCGGCGTCGCCCTCGACACCTCCGGCAACGCGACCGCGCAGGCCTTCCGGTCGGCGGCCGGCGAGTTCGGCGAGCGGGCCTTCGGCATCGTGCTCTGGGCCGCCGCCATCACCTCCGTGGTCGGCGCGGCGTTCACCTCGGTGTCGTTCTTCAACGCCTTCTCGCCCAAGCTCACCGCGGGCCGCCCGCGCTCCTGGGCGACGGTCGCGTTCATCGCCGTCAGCGCCGCCGTCTACCTGCTGATCGGTACGGCGCCCTCGGCCCTGCTGGTCTTCGCCGGCGGCTTCAACGGCCTGATCCTGCCCATCGGCTTCACGATCCTGCTGTACGCGGCGTGGCGCCGGCGGGAACTGCTCCAGGGGTACGCGTACCCGGTGTGGCTGCTCGTGCTGGGCGCCGCCGTGGCCGCCCTCACCTGGTACATGGGCATCACGTCGGCGCGCACGATCTTCGACTACCTGGCCGGCTGACCGCCGTCCGCGCGAAGGAGGAGACATGGACCTCAACAGCGACCTCGGCGAGGGCTTCGGCACCTGGCGCCTCGGCGACGACGCCGCGATGCTGGGCATCGTCAGCAGCGCCAACGTGGCCTGCGGCTTCCACGCCGGCGATCCGCGGACGCTGCTCGCCACCTGCGAGCGGGCGGTCTCGAGCGGCGTGGTCATCGGCGCCCAGGTCGGCTACCGGGACCTGGCCGGCTTCGGGCGGCGCTTCATCGACTACGAGACCGAGGACCTGGTCGCCGACCTCATCTACCAGATCGGCGCCCTGGACGGCCTGGCCCGCGCCGCCGGCGACCGGGTGCTGTACGTCAAGCCGCACGGCGCGCTCTACAACGCGATCGTGCATCACGAGCAGCAGGCCGCCGCGGTGGTCGACGCGGTCCGCCGGTACGACCCCGACCTGCCGGTGCTGGGCCTGCCCGGCTCCGCGTTCCTGCGGCTCGCCGAGGACGCCGGGCTGCGGACCGTCCGCGAGGCCTTCGCCGACCGCGGCTACCACCCCGACGGCACGCTCGTCTCCCGGCGGCTGCCCGGGGCGCTGCTGCACGATCCCGCCGAGGTCGCCGAGCGCATGGTCCGGCTGGTCACCGACCGCACCCTGGTGGCCGTCGACGGGTCCGTGATCAAGGTGGAGGCCGATTCGATCTGCGTGCACGGCGACTCGCCGGGCGCCGTGGAGATGGCCCGGGCCGTGCACGACGGGCTCACGGCCGCGGGCGTACGCATCACCGCCTTCGCCGGAGCCGGCGCATGACCGCCGCGGCCGACCTGCGCGCGCGGTTCCGGGCCGGCCTGGTCCGGCCCACGGCCGGCCTCGCGCCCGGCGTGGCGCAGGCCAACCTCATCGCCGTGCCCCGCGACTGGGCCTGGGACATGCTGCTCTACGCCCAGCGCAACCCCAGGCCCTGTCCGGTGCTCGACGTGACCGACCCCGGCTCGCCGGCCACCGTCCTCGCCCCCGGCGCCGACGTGCGCACCGACCTGCCGCTCTACCGGATCTGGCGCGACGGCGCGTTCGTCGAGGAGGTCCCGGACGCGACCGCGGCCTGGCGCGACGACCTGGTGGCGTTCCTCATCGGCTGCAGCTTCAGCTTCGAGGCCTCCCTCATCGAGGCGGGCATCGACGTCCGGCACATCTCCGCGGGCAGCAACGTGCCGATGTACCGCACCAGCCGCGACTGCCGGCCGGCCGGGCGGATGCGCGGCGAACTGGTGGTCTCCATGCGGCCGATCCCGGCGGACCGGGTGGCGGACGCGGTGACGATCAGCGGCCGTTTCCCCGCGGTGCACGGCGCGCCGGTGCACATCGGGGACCCGGCCGGGCTGGGTATCGGCGACCTCGCCAAGCCCGACTTCGGCGAGCCGGTGGAGATCCGGCCGGGAGAGATCCCGGTCTTCTGGGCCTGCGGCGTCACGCCTCAGGCGGCCGTGATGGCCTCGCAGGTCCCGTACGCCATCACCCACGCACCCGGGCACATGTTCGTGACCGACGTGCCCGACACGGAATACGAGGCATGACGAGATTCCTGCGCTGCGGGCGGGAGGCCGTGCTCGCCGAGGTGGACGACCTCGACGCGGCCCTCGCCCTGTACGCGGCCCTGCGCGCGGCCGCCCTGCCCGGCGTCACGGACCTGGTGCCGGCGGCCCGGACGGTGCTGATCCGGTTCGACCCGGCGGTCACGTCCCCGGCGGCGGTCCGGGAGGCGGCCGCCGTGCTCGAGCCGGACGGGCGC carries:
- a CDS encoding class I SAM-dependent methyltransferase, with amino-acid sequence MSTTAEFVRAHTRLAPVPFVPELVLHQADEPIGLWELTEAGGAEQPPPFWAFAWAGGQALARHVLDDPALVAGRDVLDLATGSGLVAVAAARAGARSVTANDIDPLSLAAAEANACANGVNVAVVEGDLLETGYADAGVVLAGDVFYSREMAARVLPFLRAAAGRGALVLVGDPGRAYLPTQGMVRRATYDVPVNEALESVPMRRTSVWQGHFTYR
- a CDS encoding NRAMP family divalent metal transporter, which gives rise to MSTDVTNPARTRRTALIGAIFLMATSAIGPGFITQTTTFTAKLGAAFAFGILVSILVDFVVQMNIWRIISISGRRAHEIANAVVPGAGHLLAALVILGGLVFNIGNVAGSGLGLNAALGLDPKLGGAISALIAIVIFAVKRAGLAMDRLLIVLGLVMIVLTVYVAVVSGPPVGTALKQTVLPDHIDFAAITTIVGGTVGGYITYSGAHRLLDSGTAGPEHIREVTRGALTGIAVTGLMRFVLFLAILGVVAGGVALDTSGNATAQAFRSAAGEFGERAFGIVLWAAAITSVVGAAFTSVSFFNAFSPKLTAGRPRSWATVAFIAVSAAVYLLIGTAPSALLVFAGGFNGLILPIGFTILLYAAWRRRELLQGYAYPVWLLVLGAAVAALTWYMGITSARTIFDYLAG
- a CDS encoding putative hydro-lyase, with the protein product MTAAADLRARFRAGLVRPTAGLAPGVAQANLIAVPRDWAWDMLLYAQRNPRPCPVLDVTDPGSPATVLAPGADVRTDLPLYRIWRDGAFVEEVPDATAAWRDDLVAFLIGCSFSFEASLIEAGIDVRHISAGSNVPMYRTSRDCRPAGRMRGELVVSMRPIPADRVADAVTISGRFPAVHGAPVHIGDPAGLGIGDLAKPDFGEPVEIRPGEIPVFWACGVTPQAAVMASQVPYAITHAPGHMFVTDVPDTEYEA
- a CDS encoding LamB/YcsF family protein, whose amino-acid sequence is MDLNSDLGEGFGTWRLGDDAAMLGIVSSANVACGFHAGDPRTLLATCERAVSSGVVIGAQVGYRDLAGFGRRFIDYETEDLVADLIYQIGALDGLARAAGDRVLYVKPHGALYNAIVHHEQQAAAVVDAVRRYDPDLPVLGLPGSAFLRLAEDAGLRTVREAFADRGYHPDGTLVSRRLPGALLHDPAEVAERMVRLVTDRTLVAVDGSVIKVEADSICVHGDSPGAVEMARAVHDGLTAAGVRITAFAGAGA